A region of the Polaribacter sp. L3A8 genome:
CATATGGTCCTCTAGTTTGTAGCCCATAATTTTCTTTGAATATGCATCAGTTACAATTGCTAAATAGTTGTGTCCTTTTTCTGTTTTAATGTTTGTAATATCACTTACCCAAAGTTGTTCGGGTCTAGTAGGTATTTTGTTTTGAATGAGGTTTTTATATTTTTTAAATAGATGATTAGAGTTTGTGGTAGTTATGTAGTTTTTGAGTTTAGGTACGAGTAAATTATGCAGTCTTAATACATCAAAAAACTTATCTCTACCGATTTTAATATCTAGTTCTATCAACTGATTTTTAAGTTCTTTATAGAGTTTTTTTCCTCCAGTTCTGGAGCTTACTTTTTTACGATATTCTTTAACCATCGTAATTATTTTAGTGTCGTTTATAGCTTTACTTTGTTTTACTTTTTCTCTTTTGTAAAAGGCTTGTTTACTAATCCCAAAACACTGATAGAACCATTTTCTTTTAAACGGTTTTTCTTTTTTAGTTCTATCTCTTTCGCTAATGTTTTGGGTAACGACTTTTTTGATAAATCGACGCCAGTAATAATTTCCATATCTGCAATAATATCTTGCTGAAAATCCTTTACAAACTCCAGTTCTTCAATACGCTCCTTTAGTTTTTTAATTTCATCTAATTTACTCATACCTGTGTTTTGTTGGACTAAAGTACTATATTTTTTGATCCAATACCCAATTATTGTTCTTGGAACGTCATATTTTTTGGAAGCAAAGTTAGTAGAAATCTGGCCATTTTGAATTTGGTCAACGACAGATAATTTGAGTTCAAGTGTTGCTTTTTGATAGCTTTTTTTTCGCCAGTGTTCTTTTTGTGTTTTCATAAGTGACTATAATTAAATGTTTAATTTTTAGTCAACCTATTTCAGGACGCTTCTTGGAGTAAGGTTCGTTTAACGTGTTTGTGTATGATTAGTTGCGTGTTTTAAACAGTGAATTTAGTAAATAAAGCACGAACGGCGAAATTCCGAAGGAATTTCCCAAGTGAGCTAAAACTAGCAATTAATTATACACGTTGTTACCACACGTTTTTATTTTATTTCTTCAATCGGAATGTTCAATAAATCTCCATCGTAATGAACTTCGTTTTTTTCAAACTGTTCTTTCGTAAAAGCTTTTAATTTCTTTTTAGGTTTTAAATATTCCCCAAAATAGTTTATGTCAATTAATTCATTAAAATTCAGTTTAGTTTTCACTATTTCAAAGTCCGTATTTGGGAATTTTCGTGAATATTGTAATTCGTCAAAATATTGTCCTTGTAGATATAATGTTTCATTTTCCGATATTTTAATATAAAATCCAGAACCCAAATCGTAAGTTTGCTTTCTCTTAATTACTTTTTCCGTTTTGATTTTCAGAATTTGTGCTTTTCCGTTTTTTATTTCGTTTTCAACTTTTTTATTCCAACCTATTTCTCCGTTTTTATTCATAAGATAAACAACAATTCCGATTGAAATTATTAACAAAGGAATTGAAGTCAGAAGTTGTATTTCAGAAGAAACTTTTCCAACAACTTTTTCATAAATTAATAATGGTGCTAAAAGTATTAGTGTTATAAAAATCCATTTCATTCCGAAGTTTTCAAAATGTTGCCAAAGAGAATTTTTCCGACTTCTCAAAGTTTTAATTTCTTCTAGATTATATGGGCGTTCGGTTTTTTTCAAATGTGTGGTAACTATAATGATATCGAACGTTTTAATGTTTTATATCAGAAGTTAAACGAAGTTAGTTGATTTTTTTGAGAAAGTCAAGTCGATAAAAACAAGAAACCATCTTAAAGTGGTATTAGAATAAGTTTATAATTTTAAATACAAATGAGGTATAAAATTGTTGAATAATTACAATTTTATACCTCGTTTTTGTTCAAGTTGTAATTACAAACTTATGGGTTTGTAGACCATAAAGAAGCACCTTTAAGCATGGCTCTTCTTGGTAATTTTAATCCTGCAACAATTAATTCTGCAAAATCTTCTGGCTGTAAAACACGGTCTTCAGAATCTTTATTTGCAATACCTAGTTCTATAGACATGTCTGATGCAATAGTACTAGGTGTTAGTGTGCAAACTCTAATATTGTTTTTACGTACTTCTTTCATTAAAGATTCCGACATACCGATAACTGCAAATTTAGATGCTGAGTAAGCAGATGTGGTTGCGTTTCCGCTAAGTCCTGCAGTAGATGCTACATTAAATATATCACCTTCGTTTTTAGCTATTAAATAGGGTAAAACTTCTTTAGTAACGTAATACATACCCATTACGTTGGTCTGAATAATTTGGGTCCATTTGCTAACTTCCATATCGTTAAGCGTTCCAAAAGCAGCAATTCCTGCATTGTTTACCAAAATATCTACAGTACCAAATGTGTTTATAATGTTATTAATTCCTGTTTTTACTCCTTCATAATTGCCAACATCAAAAACAGCGTAAATAGCGTTAACACCAAGTGCTTTTAATTCTGCAACCGTTTCTTTTAAAACAGTTTCATTTCTACCTGTAATGGCTATATTAATTCCTTCTTTAGCAAATGCAAGTGCAGTTGCTTTTCCAAGACCTCTTCCTCCACCAGTTATAATTGCTTTTTTGTTTTTTAATTTTTCCATTTTTTATTGTAATTTATTTTTTTAAATCAAAAAAACCATCTGAGTTTCAGATGGTTTTTTACTGTTATTTAAGAATCAAATTACTCTTTATCTTGCTCTAACAAATCAAAAAATTGATTTAATTTAGGCATGATAATAATTTTTGTTCTTCTGTTTTTTGCTTTGTTAACACTAGAATCATTAGGTACTAATGGTACATATTGACTTCTACCCGCAGCAATTAATCTTGCTGGTTTAACACCAAATTTATACTGTAAAACTCTTGTTATAGAAGTAGCTCTTAATACAGATAAATCCCAGTTGTCTTGAATTAAATTTCTCTTTATAGGAGTTGTATCTGTATGTCCTTCAATCATCACTTCCATTTCTGGTTGATCTTTAATTACTTTCGCAATCTTATCTAAAACACTGTATGCATTTTCGTTTACGTTATAACTACCGCTTTTAAATAATAATTTATCAGAAATAGAAATAAATACTACCGTTTTTTCTACATTTACTTCAATGTCTTTATCTTGAATTCCGTCTGTTAAGTTTTTAGTTAAATGATACTTAATAGCAAGATTTAATGAATCTTTCTGACTCATTGCTTTTCTAACACCGTTAATATATTTGTCTTTTTCACTTAATTGAGAAATAACATTTTTAATGTTATCAGAAGACGATTGAGTTAAAACTGTTAAGTTTTCAACTTGTTTTAAGGCACCTTTTTTATCCTCTTTTAATGTTTTTACCTGTTCTGTTAAGGTAAACACTTTGGTAGACTCTTTTTCGTTTTCAATTAGACACTTTTGTAAACTAGCTTTTGTATCTAATAACTCTGTTTTTGTTTCGGTATGTTCTGCTTGTAAAGAAGCAAATTCTTTTTTAGAAACACAAGAACTTACCGTAATAGCAGTTAATAATAAGAATGATATTTTTTTCATTTATAAAAGATTAAATTAAGTTAACAAATTTAGCGAATTGTAGGAACAAAAAAGAACTATTATTGATATTTTATGAAAACTTTATGTTCTATTTTTGTAGAAATATTTTACAATTTATGATACTTAAAAATAAAATTATTTTTATAACATTTATATTGGTTCTTATTTCTTGTGCTGAAAAAAAGACAACAAAAGATTTTACTTTAAAAGGATATGTTTTTGGAACATCTTATAAAATAGTGTTTTTAGATGCACCTCAAAACTATCAGAAATCTATTGATAGTTTGTTTTTTTTAATGAATAAGTCATTATCAACCTACATGCCTGAGTCTAATATTTCTAAAATTAATAAAGGAGATTCTACCGTTGTTGTAGATGATTTGTTTTTGGAAGTTTTTAAAAAATCGAAAAGAATTTATAAAGAAACCGATGGGTATTTCGATCCAACGGTTGGCAACCTTGTAAATGCTTGGGGTTTTGGACCAAAAAGAGAAAAAATAAATTTAACGGAAGCGCAGGTAAAACAAGAAATGCTCTATGTTGGTTTAGATAAAGTTACCATTGTTGATGGTAAAGTTAAAAAGCAGGATCCTAACATTTACTTAGATTTTAATTCTATAGCTAAAGGATTTGGAATTGATGTGGTTGCTCGTTTTTTAGATCGTAAAAATATTGCCAATTATTTAGTGGAAATTGGAGGCGAAATTAGAGCAAAAGGAGTAAAAAAGGAAAACCATCCTTGGGTTATTAAATTGGTAAACCCCATAAAAAAAGATAGTACTAAGGGGTTTAGAAATATCAATTTATCTAACAAATCTATGGCAACTTCTGGTAATTATAGAAAATTTAGAATCACCAAAGATGGGCGAAAATATGTGCACACAGTAAATCCGAAAACAGGGTATGCAATAGAAAGTAGTTTGTTAAGTGCTTCTGTAATAGCTAATTTAGATTGTGCAGATACAGATGCGTATGCTACTGCTTTTATGGCAATGGGACTAAATAAAGCTAAAGAATTTTTACAAAAACATAAAAATATAGATGCTATTTTATTGTTTATTGATGAAAAAGGAAAATTAAAAGAATATAAGACAAATGCCTATGAGTAGTGAGTTTTAAATGATGTCTTTTTATTATATTGCATTTTTTAACTTAGACTATTTAGTATTATTATGAAAAAATTATTTCTTACACTTTTATGCTTATTTACTTTTACACTTACCAATGCGCAGTCAAATCAAGATATTGCTAATGTGTATATTAAGAGAGCTAATGAAGCAATAGAAACAAGTATTAATTACAAAGAAGCTTTAGTACAGTTTAACAAAGCTTTAAAATTTATGGATACCATAACAGATAGAAATGTAGCATCGTTAGCATCTCTTATCTATTATGAAAATCACTTGTATCAAAGTACAGAAAAAGAGAAATTAGATTTTTTAAAAAAATCAGAATCTTATAGTAGAGAATACTTTTTACTTACCATTGATAAAACTTCTGAAGAATATGCAAATAACTTAGACAATCATATTTTAATAAAGGAAACTATTGAGGAGTTAGAAATTAAGATAAAGAAACAAGAAGATGAACGTATCAGAAAAGAAAAAGAGCATAAAAAAATAGATTCACTAAAAACTATTTGGAGTAATAAATCGGAAACTTTATCATTAAAGGTTGATAGTATTTATAATTTTAATGCAAATAATATTGCGTTATACACCAAAGGAGAAAATTTTGGAGTTATAGATGATAGAGGTAGAATTCTTGTAGAAGCTAAAACATATAAAGATGGCATCAATTCTGAAGGTTTTATTTTGTTGAAGAATAAAAAAGAAGAAGCTACTAAAATTTATTGTTTTAATACAAATGATAAAAATGGTTTTCTTTTACCAGATGTTTTAGCGTTTAATGCTACTGCTACGCATTATGGTAAGCTAATGTTACCAAGAGGTAATGGTAGGTTGGTTAGCTATCCAGATAATTCTAAAGAGCCAATGGTGTATGATTTAAATGTAAAGAAAATAGTTAGAGCTTCTGATAATACAGCGTTGTTTAAATCCTTAAAAAAGAGTGATATCATAGATAAGTACAATAAAGATGGAGAGGTTAAAGTACAAAAAGAATGGTATCTATTTGGAGGTGATTTAGGTGGTGGAATATATCCTTTATATGCTGAAGATAGATCTGATATACATTCATTTTTATGTGCAACTAATGGAAAAACATTAAATTCAGAATCGGGTTATGAATATGTTGGTGCTTTTTATGAAGATAAGAGCCAAGTAATTAAAAAAGGTAAAGTAATTTGGATAAACCAAGAAGGAGCAAAAGTAAGTGTCGCAAAAGATGCCTATGAAAAATATGCAGGAGATTCTAAAGTTGTTAAATTAGAATTAGGTAAATATCAGATTTTAAGAAATGACGTAATTGTGCTAGGTGATGAGGAACTAGAGAAAATGGGAGAGTTTTTAAGAAAACATAAAGGCAATTAACTCTTATAGCATACCGGAAGAATTTCGTGCTTCATTAAACAAAATCGTTCTAGTTTTTTTGGAGCGATTTTTTGTGTATAATCAATTTCATCAACCAAAAAACCTATAGAACGTAATTTGTTAAAGTAATCTCTACCGTAAACTCTCACGTGATCATATTGTCCGAATAT
Encoded here:
- a CDS encoding 3-ketoacyl-ACP reductase, encoding MEKLKNKKAIITGGGRGLGKATALAFAKEGINIAITGRNETVLKETVAELKALGVNAIYAVFDVGNYEGVKTGINNIINTFGTVDILVNNAGIAAFGTLNDMEVSKWTQIIQTNVMGMYYVTKEVLPYLIAKNEGDIFNVASTAGLSGNATTSAYSASKFAVIGMSESLMKEVRKNNIRVCTLTPSTIASDMSIELGIANKDSEDRVLQPEDFAELIVAGLKLPRRAMLKGASLWSTNP
- a CDS encoding IS3 family transposase yields the protein MSERDRTKKEKPFKRKWFYQCFGISKQAFYKREKVKQSKAINDTKIITMVKEYRKKVSSRTGGKKLYKELKNQLIELDIKIGRDKFFDVLRLHNLLVPKLKNYITTTNSNHLFKKYKNLIQNKIPTRPEQLWVSDITNIKTEKGHNYLAIVTDAYSKKIMGYKLEDHMKVSLCKDALKMALKNRKYPSKKLIHHSDRGMQYCCTEYTQFAENNGITMSMTEQYDPYENAIAERINRTLKYEYGLRNCLKNTLIAQNSAKQAVDIYNNLRTHFSLDLRKPAEVHLNPNIKYKSYRKNNVNLTELTI
- a CDS encoding FAD:protein FMN transferase, translating into MILKNKIIFITFILVLISCAEKKTTKDFTLKGYVFGTSYKIVFLDAPQNYQKSIDSLFFLMNKSLSTYMPESNISKINKGDSTVVVDDLFLEVFKKSKRIYKETDGYFDPTVGNLVNAWGFGPKREKINLTEAQVKQEMLYVGLDKVTIVDGKVKKQDPNIYLDFNSIAKGFGIDVVARFLDRKNIANYLVEIGGEIRAKGVKKENHPWVIKLVNPIKKDSTKGFRNINLSNKSMATSGNYRKFRITKDGRKYVHTVNPKTGYAIESSLLSASVIANLDCADTDAYATAFMAMGLNKAKEFLQKHKNIDAILLFIDEKGKLKEYKTNAYE
- a CDS encoding OmpA/MotB family protein, which codes for MKKISFLLLTAITVSSCVSKKEFASLQAEHTETKTELLDTKASLQKCLIENEKESTKVFTLTEQVKTLKEDKKGALKQVENLTVLTQSSSDNIKNVISQLSEKDKYINGVRKAMSQKDSLNLAIKYHLTKNLTDGIQDKDIEVNVEKTVVFISISDKLLFKSGSYNVNENAYSVLDKIAKVIKDQPEMEVMIEGHTDTTPIKRNLIQDNWDLSVLRATSITRVLQYKFGVKPARLIAAGRSQYVPLVPNDSSVNKAKNRRTKIIIMPKLNQFFDLLEQDKE
- a CDS encoding helix-turn-helix domain-containing protein, with product MKTQKEHWRKKSYQKATLELKLSVVDQIQNGQISTNFASKKYDVPRTIIGYWIKKYSTLVQQNTGMSKLDEIKKLKERIEELEFVKDFQQDIIADMEIITGVDLSKKSLPKTLAKEIELKKKNRLKENGSISVLGLVNKPFTKEKK